In Nitrospinota bacterium, the DNA window CCGCCCATCCCGCCGGGCACCGCCGCGGCCAGCAGAAAGAAAATCCCGAATCCGGCCGCGAAACCGAGCGCGGCGTCCGTCATCGAAAGCGGCAGGACGAACACGGCGCAGACCAGCCCCGCGGCCATGCCGGGGAGCGTTATGACATCGGGAATGAGAAAGTGGTCGAGGTCGATGAAAAAAACCGCCACCAGCGCGGCGCAAAGCGCCATGTAGACGAATGCGGGGGCGTTCAGCCCGAAGCGGAGCAGGCAGGCGGCAAAGAGGATGCCGGTGAGCAGCTCCACAAACATGTAGCGCGGCGAAAACGGCGCGCCGCAGGAGGCGCATTTGCCCCGCAACAGGAGGTAGCTGATAACCGGGATGTTGTGATACCACCGTATCGGCTGGTTGCAGGCGTAGCAGTGCGAGCCGGGGCTGACCACCGATTCGCCGCGCGGCAGACGGTATATGACGACGTTGAGGAACGAGCCGACGGCCGCGCCGATGGCGAAAAAATAAGCGGTATAGATATAAGCGGGATTCATTCCGCCTCCGGAAGTTGAACCAAAAGCAGGGAAATACCCCTCCTTTCATCCTCCCCTTTCCAAGGGGAGGAAAGAGGTGGGGTTTCCCCCCTTGGAA includes these proteins:
- a CDS encoding prepilin peptidase produces the protein MNPAYIYTAYFFAIGAAVGSFLNVVIYRLPRGESVVSPGSHCYACNQPIRWYHNIPVISYLLLRGKCASCGAPFSPRYMFVELLTGILFAACLLRFGLNAPAFVYMALCAALVAVFFIDLDHFLIPDVITLPGMAAGLVCAVFVLPLSMTDAALGFAAGFGIFFLLAAAVPGGMGGGDIKLMGMLGLFLGLKAVLITIFLGSFLGAVIGLIGKLFFGRGSKIPFGPYLVAGALAALFFERGIIGIYLRIVMPG